CGCGCCGCCACGGCCGACTCGAGCGCTCGCACGCTCCAGCCCTCCGCGGAGGCGGCCCTCGCCAGCTTCGCGGCGGTTCGATCGTCGGGGGCTCCCAGCAGAGCACGCGCGTGCCCGGCCGTGAGTTCTCCGGACTCCAGCATCGTGCGCACCGCAGCCGGTAAATGGAGCAGCCGCAACGTGTTGGCCACTGTGGACCGGTCCCGCCCCACCGCTTCCGCAACCTCTTTTTGCGTCAGCGCGAACTCGTCCATCAGTTGTTTGAACGCTCGCGCCTCCTCGAGCGCGGAGAGTTGAGAGCGCTGAAGGTTCTCCACCAGAGCCAGCACTAGCAGGGTTCGGTCGTCTACCGACCGCTCGACGGCGGGAATCTCCTTCCAGCCCAGCTTGCTGACCGCCCGCCAACGCCGCTCGCCGGCCACGAGCTCCCAACGGTCCGCCCGGCCCGGGGCGGGCCGCACGACGATCGGCTGAAGGAGTCCGTTCTCGCGAATGGAGGCGGCGAGGTCCGCCAGTTCAGCCGGGTCGAACTCCCTGCGCGGCTGAAACGGGTTCGGCACGACCGCCGCCACCGGGATCTGTTGGCCGCCCGTGGAGCTCGCGTCGGTCTCGGGCTCCAGGTACTCGCCGAGTAACGCGCCGAGCCCCTTGCCCAGCCGATCGCGCCGTGCCATCAGCCCGTTGCTCCGGGTAGCACGGCCTCGGAAACATCTGGCGCCGCCGCCGCATCGTCGCGCTCGATCAATTCTCGCGCGAGAGCCAGGTAGCTCTGCGCCCCCTGAGACAGAATGTCATAGAGGATGATCGGCTTGCCGAAGCTGGGCGCCTCCGCCAGCCTGACGTTGCGCGGGATCGTCGTACGAAACACCCGCTCGCCGAAGTACTCGGTGGCTTCCTCAGCGACCTGCCTGGAGAGGTTGAGGCGCCGGTCGTACATGGTCAGAAGCACGCCTTCGATCTGCAGGTCCGGATTAATCCCCCGTTGGACCATGCGCACCGAATTCAGCAGCTGTGAAAGTCCCTGCAGGGCGTAGAATTCGCACTGAATGGGGATGATCACGGCGTCCGCGGCCGCGAGCGTGTTTACGGTGAGGAGTCCCAATGAAGGCGGGCAATCGACCAGAATGTAGTCGTAGTTGGATCGAATCGGCTCCAACGCCCGCTTGAGGACGAACTCCCGCCTTTCGCGCTCCACCAACTCCACCTCGGCGCCCACCAGATCGCGGGTCGCAGGCAGCACATCGAGAAACGGCAGGTGACCGGAGGAGCGAATCGCCTGGTCGACGGCGACGCCATCCACCAGAACCTCGTAGACCGACGGGGAGTCGCCGTCCGGCCCCAGCCCCAGTCCGCTCGTCGCGTTGCCTTGAGGGTCGATGTCCAGGACCAGCGTGCGGCGTTCCGCGGCGGCGAGACACGCGCCAAGGTTGATCGCGGTCGTGGTCTTGCCCACGCCGCCCTTTTGATTCGCGATCGCGATAATTCGCGACATGCCCTCTCCCGAACAGCTTCAACCGCCGATTCTTACCCCGTTGGCGCGCGGAATATAGGCTAGCCCCCTGGGCATGAACAGCACCCCAGGGGACGTGTTTCACGTGAAACGCGACGTGAGGCCCTGTGGCGACTCGACCGCGCGTCAGGGCTCCCTCGAGTCCGCGCCAATGGACCGTTCGGTCGACCCTCACCGTCTTCTTCTCGGGCTCCGGGAGGCCTTCAGTCCTGTTTGCACCCCACCGGCTGCTTGCGGCCCCGCTCTTGGCGAAGCTCGCGCGCCCTGGTGAGCGGCGGCCGTTCTGAAGGTGGAGGGCCCCACCCAGCGGCCACTGGGCTCTTCGGACTCCGACGCGACACGCGGCCGCGACGGTCCCCGCGCTCAACCGCTCAACTTCTTTTCCCACGTCCTTTTCCACACGAGCCCCCCACGGCATAGTTTCACGTGAAACCCATGCCACAGCCGTATAGGTCCCGTATATAACCCGTATATAGGCCGAATATCGAGACACCTACGTTGGTGGCGAATGGAGTTTTTCCACCACGTTCTCCCCAGACGCCGGGGCTGGCCGGGCGCTGCTCCGGCCAGGGGTGCTCCCCCTCGTCGACGGCCGGCCGGCTGCCAGCTCTTGCGCCCCGGGCCGGGTAGCGCGATCCCTCGGACATGACGCCCCAGCGCGACCATTCGACGGCCCGTTCATTGGCCGAGCTCGGTGAGCTGCTCGAAAAGCTCGATGGCCGCGGCTACAAGGACTACAAGACGCTCCAGGCCACCAGCTTTTTCGCCGCCGGGTTCGTGGTGGCGATCGATCACGTGCAGGGAGACCCGTTCGCCGATCCTTCCCGATTGCGGGCGTTCTGGGACGCCGCCGAAGCCGGGCTACCCGACGGCGCCCTGGCGACCGATGACGCCCTGCGCGCATCCGCCGACTTCCTTCATCGCCGCATGGGCGACTCCTTTCGGCGAGCATCGTCCAGAATCGGCACCGGAGCCGGCGGGCTGCTGGAGACTCCGGCGCCGGTCCAGCAGGTTCTGACGCGCTCCGCTGCTCGGGTTGGAGAGAACGGCGGCGTGGAGCTCCGGTTCCGGGTGGGCCTTCCGGCGCGCGGGCGGCGAATCCTGGGACTGGAGGCGGCGCACCTGCTGTGCGAAACGCTGCCCGCCGCCTTGCGTGCAGTGCTGCCGCTGGGCGACGGCGACTCTGCCGCGCTCCTCGATCACGTGCGCTGCGTCGAGGATGCGGTTGCCCTGCGCGGCGCGCTGGAGCCCGGCGGCCTCGTGGCGTTCGTCGCCGACGGGGCGATTCTGCCGCGCCGGTCGGGCGTTGACGATCACCCCATGGCCCGAGCGGACGCCGTTCCGTTCCGGTCTCCCGAAGGGCTGCGCGTGATGATCGACACGCCGCACTCTGGGGAGGTCGGCGGCATGGGCATTCCGGCCGGCGTCACGGTCATCGCCGGCGGCGGATTTCACGGCAAGTCCACGCTCCTGAGGGCGCTGGATCGGGGAGTGTACGACCACCGCCCCGGCGACGGACGGGAGCGCGTCGTCGCCGTGCGGGACGCCGCCAAGATCAGGGCCGAAGACGGCCGCCTCGTGAAAGGCACGGACATCTCCAACTTCATCCGCGGACTCCCGAGCGGCGCGGATACGTCCTCTTTCCGGACCGGGAACGCCAGCGGTTCGACGTCGCAGGCGGCGGCCATCGCCGAAGCCCTCGAGGCAGGCGCCCGGTGCCTGCTCATCGACGAGGACACCTCGGCCACGAACTTCATGATCCGGGACGCCCGCATGCGGCGGCTCGTGCCGGCGGCGGACGAACCCATCGTCCCGTTCGTGGATCGGACGCGGCCACTCCTGGAGCACGAAGGAACATCGTCCATCCTCGTCGTCGGCGGGTCGGGCGACTACTTCGAGGTCGCCGACACGGTGCTCGTGATGAAGGCCTATCTGCCCCACGAGGCCACCACCCTCGCCAAAGAGATCGCCTCCGCAAGCGACGGCGCGGCCGACGCCGAGCTCCACCCCGAGGCGCCCGAGTGGCAGCCGATCCGCCCACACCCGAGCCCCGACGGCGCGCCGCGGACGGACCGCCGCGACCGCGTCCGTGTACTCGCTCGCGACAGGGTCCGCATCGGCCGTACCGAGCTGAACCTCGGCGCGGTCGAGCAGATCGTGAGCCGCGCGCAGACACGAGCGATCGCGCTCGCCCTCGTGCGTCTTGCGCGCGACCGCAACCCGGAGCCAGCGTTGTTGATGGACGCGGTCGCTCGGCTGGTAGACGTCGTTCAGCGCGACGGGCTCGACGCCCTGCAGGAGCATCCTACGGGCGATCTCGCGGAGTTTCGTATGGGAGATCTCGTGGCGGCGCTGCACAGACTGCGCACTTGACGCCGGACGGGCAGCGCCCGCGCTGGTCACAGGAGGACCGCATGGATCCGCACGGTGGCCCAGACTCGC
This region of Gemmatimonadota bacterium genomic DNA includes:
- a CDS encoding ParB/RepB/Spo0J family partition protein gives rise to the protein MARRDRLGKGLGALLGEYLEPETDASSTGGQQIPVAAVVPNPFQPRREFDPAELADLAASIRENGLLQPIVVRPAPGRADRWELVAGERRWRAVSKLGWKEIPAVERSVDDRTLLVLALVENLQRSQLSALEEARAFKQLMDEFALTQKEVAEAVGRDRSTVANTLRLLHLPAAVRTMLESGELTAGHARALLGAPDDRTAAKLARAASAEGWSVRALESAVAARRDGAGPKPRKRRAAERSPAERRLEEELQRALDARVRLRTRARAGGTIEIPFANDEDFERLFERLTGEPTVDVV
- a CDS encoding ABC-ATPase domain-containing protein, with amino-acid sequence MTPQRDHSTARSLAELGELLEKLDGRGYKDYKTLQATSFFAAGFVVAIDHVQGDPFADPSRLRAFWDAAEAGLPDGALATDDALRASADFLHRRMGDSFRRASSRIGTGAGGLLETPAPVQQVLTRSAARVGENGGVELRFRVGLPARGRRILGLEAAHLLCETLPAALRAVLPLGDGDSAALLDHVRCVEDAVALRGALEPGGLVAFVADGAILPRRSGVDDHPMARADAVPFRSPEGLRVMIDTPHSGEVGGMGIPAGVTVIAGGGFHGKSTLLRALDRGVYDHRPGDGRERVVAVRDAAKIRAEDGRLVKGTDISNFIRGLPSGADTSSFRTGNASGSTSQAAAIAEALEAGARCLLIDEDTSATNFMIRDARMRRLVPAADEPIVPFVDRTRPLLEHEGTSSILVVGGSGDYFEVADTVLVMKAYLPHEATTLAKEIASASDGAADAELHPEAPEWQPIRPHPSPDGAPRTDRRDRVRVLARDRVRIGRTELNLGAVEQIVSRAQTRAIALALVRLARDRNPEPALLMDAVARLVDVVQRDGLDALQEHPTGDLAEFRMGDLVAALHRLRT
- a CDS encoding ParA family protein; its protein translation is MSRIIAIANQKGGVGKTTTAINLGACLAAAERRTLVLDIDPQGNATSGLGLGPDGDSPSVYEVLVDGVAVDQAIRSSGHLPFLDVLPATRDLVGAEVELVERERREFVLKRALEPIRSNYDYILVDCPPSLGLLTVNTLAAADAVIIPIQCEFYALQGLSQLLNSVRMVQRGINPDLQIEGVLLTMYDRRLNLSRQVAEEATEYFGERVFRTTIPRNVRLAEAPSFGKPIILYDILSQGAQSYLALARELIERDDAAAAPDVSEAVLPGATG